Part of the Zingiber officinale cultivar Zhangliang chromosome 6A, Zo_v1.1, whole genome shotgun sequence genome, GAACAAGGCCTAAAAAACTAAAgggtttaaaatatgaacttacACATTGTGAAGAACCAAAGATAAGTTTTGTTTGCTATCAGCTATGAAATAAATACCCAACAATAAGATCACCCAGATCAATGATTTCATGAAAAAGAAATATAGCACTTATATGTGTTATAAAATTGTGCTTTCACCTAAAAACAAGAAAAAACACATGAATTTTAACTGCTTTGGATGTACAGTCAGCCTTACAAGTCTACAAGGACTTCCTCTATACCAAATGGATAGCAATCAAAATTGAAATACATTGCAAGTTTGCAACCATGACATAAAATCACCATTAGCTACTTTGTTGACGTAAAGCTTCTATGTAATAAATATATGTAGACAACTTAAAGCCACTGAATTCCAAAACTAGAATGGATTTACAATCAAATTTAAGCCTAATTAGCCTCAGTTAAGATCTAGTCAGATCTCTAAtcgttttaatttaagattagaCTGTGTAAACTCCAGTTAAATCGAGTCAGAGCCAAATTCAAACTGAATTGGGTTATTACACAAGTATATTCATGCAAAATTAAGTTACTAGGTTTTTTATTCCATTGCGTAACAGAATTTTTCTAATGGTACTACCATCATGTAACAGATTCTTTTATATTGGCTAAACAAATTTAATTTCTTATATGTTGGGTTTAATTAATGATTAGGCTAACTAGTTTTAATGGGTTATTTAATTTGAGATGGGGGTTCTTTCTGCTTTCAGAATCATATATAATAAGATTAATCCAACAttcaacaaccaagccttatcatACTAGATAGGGTCGGCATATAATAAGATTAAtagtaaatcaaaataataaatcatGATTCTTTTTCTTTGATTCATACAAATGAGAAGTAATAAGGCACAAGTCCTCGATTGTACACCATTATAACAACTATGCCCAAGAGGATAATCAACCAAAATTGCCAACAAGACCATTGTCCAAACCACTATAGCAATTATCTGATAGGTTGCAATATCAAGGAAGTTCATTAATTAATCCAACGCAGTTGTAAATAGTGACAATAAATTACATTGGCAAGCAAACAGATAGGTTTTACCATCTTTTACCCCAGTAGAATATAAGAAAGTTGAATCTCTGAATCAAACAAGTTCTTTTACCTTTCCATGATGTTGTATAGCAGTGGCAATGCCACCTGCATGAACAAGAGATATACTCTTGTCGGCATAAAACGCAGCTTTCTGATGGGGATTTTCCCCATATCTAAGTGTAGATTTTAGTGAAAGGGGCACTGTTAAACTGGGAGGAAACTTTTCTCCTAAAAGAAAATTGCAGAGAAAgggaaaaaaatcatattataaacATGTATAAAGcgaataattcatagaaaatgaTAAGCCATGCTTACCATCCTCTATTTGTTTCCATAACCACTCTGACACTGCTGAATCATAAGATGCGACATGTTGAAAAGCTTTCCATGCCAATTTCTTACGAAATTCCTGATTGTCTTGTTTTCCTTTCAGAAAGTCTAAGACAGTAGGATAGTCATCATGGTCAACAACAACCAATACATCCTTGTGATTCTGCCAAAACAAAGTCATCCTCGTGATTCTACAAAAATAAATACTTATCAACAAAGCAATTTAAATGCCCAAATGTTCAGTTCATTTTGGAACCTTAGCAGCAGCGCGTATCAATGTAGGCCCACCAATGTCAATATTCTCAACTCCATCTTCAAAAGCAATTGAAATAGTACCGGTAACTTTTTCATAGAAAGGGTACAAGTTCACCACCACAACATCAAATGTACCTGTGAAAATATCATCAAAGATTTATATTACGAATTTATTAGTATAAGTCATAAAAAATAATTCCATCCAAACACTAAAATAAATTGAATAAAATAACTGTCTGAAAGAACATATATGAAAAAATGTCTAGAACGTTAAGTATAGCATACCAATGTCATGGTTACTTAAAGCATCCATGTGGTGACTATAATCTCTACGAGCAAGAATACCACCATGTATACTAGGGTGTAAAGTTTTCACACGGCCATCAAGCTGCAGAAATTAAATTGCTTTAAGTGAGACATTATGGAGCTATACAAAGAAACGTGATCATAGGACATTGAGTACTCCAAGAGGAgatagaaattaagagaaagtctTCTGAGAAAATGACCATACCACATCCTATAGTTTTCTCATACACACTATCTATAATATAGAGGTTACTTCCTTCAGTAGATCTTATATCTTAAGATTCTTAGGATTGACTATAATGTGCCAAGACAAAATAATCTCTAACACAAACAAAACTGAATGTTCGTAATTAGTAGTAGGACTGCTCACCAAAGTGGCTGGCAAATGGGTGTAGATTATATAATGAATTTAAGGGTGAAAACTACAGAATATACTAAAAGGCTCTGATACTTGGATTCTTCAGCTATCCCCTCAATACCCGTGTTGGACACCAACCACTCACAAACACTGACATCACTATTGATCATGTTGGACACTTAAATATACACACATCAAATACTTGTACATGGTTACCAGTAACATAGTGAAAAGCTTATTAATTTAAAACACATTTTGATTGTATAAGAATGTAATAAAATAGACAGTTGAGAACTAAGTCACCTATTATCTGACTAAGCAAGTCATGACATGGTTAAGCATGATTATGTACCAGTCCAGTCTACTAGTCAAACCACATGTCTATAGTTTATTGTACAATCATACTACTCATCATAAAAAAAAGGAAACATATGACACTAAATTGAAGGAAGAATTGATGGGTCAATATGGTTATCATTGACAAAGCTTGCAATCTGGTTTAACTGAATAGAGCAGCCTACGCAACATGGAATTTTGAATCTCCACTTTGAGAAGTGAATAGAAATGAACTGGTGTCCTGTTCAAGTTTGAAGTACATGAAATTCATGACTGTCTAATATTTAGTAGCTGACTCTCATTTAATCATTTGACAATAAGtcaagtttgaattctatgaaaATAATAACTTTCTGCATAGATATCTAGTGATTACTTAACCATAGTTGCTTACTTCCCCGCCCTCAAAAAGCACATTGTTAGTAATTGGAGATTATTATATTCTAGTTAAGAAACAATCTAAGCATGCTCATCCACTTCAAACAAAAACTGTAACTAGGTCAGTAAGCACCTTTTAGAAATAAACACTGGTAAAGTCAAAGAATCAAGTTacatttaaaaataataactGAAAGTTGCAAGCCTGCAAAATTATATTAGCCAAGTTTAGGAAGAAGCTTAAGATAACTAACGAAAAATACCATTTCTGGGAAATGGGTTATCTCTTCAACTTTAGTCACAGGGATACCAGCTTCTTCTAAAGCAGATGCTGTTCCACCAGTTGAGACAATAGTGTATCTACATTAcaagtaattattttttaaaaaaatctaggaaACTATAAAATATGCAAAATGTTGATGGATATTTAGCTATGTCCAAGCTTTAAGCAGTTTTAGGACAGTTTGCATGATAAAATTAGGGCTTATTCATCCAAAGGGAATTTACCATTAGATGCTTAAGCAGCTATCGCCTTATATGAAATATTAACGTAACCTTTCTTGGAAAATCAATGGGCAAGAAATTGATTTATATATGGCTGTGTTATGGACTGAGCTGATGCAACAAAAGAGAATCTAAAGCCCATCAAATACAAGACAAACACGCACGGCAAATTTAGAAAGAAGGGTGCATATCAAGAGAATTGATTCAGCTATAGTTATAGTAATTGATTTTATTTGAGTCAAGTATCTTTTATTTTAAGTATAATTGAGTCTTagtatctttttatttttggtaAGAATAAACCTTTCTTATTCAGGGGTTGTTTTCTTCCTTCGTCGAGAAGGAACATCCTAGTTATATTTAAATGGCCGGAATAATGTAATAAACATTATCATtgaatttacaaaaagaaatcaaATCCATAGATCAAGAGGTTCTCTAATTTCCTCGAGCTTCAAATCCCCCACCGCCATAAGTCATCAAGGTCGTAaaaccaagaagacgaagattgATCCTGCCGACCAGCCAATAATCATCCCATTACACGATCCATAGCCAAGGGTTTcaacaaattggtatcagagcccatcGTAATGGATGACTCACAAGTACTTCAACAACGTTTTGATGTGTTTCTCAAAATCTACCAGGAGGACAAAGCTACCAATGAAAAACGACAGTAGCTCATTCATGCTCAACTAGAGGAATTGTCGAAAAGCTTTTCTAATCTACACTCGCACAACAACCAGCGAGGTGAAGAGAGTAACAACCATCCCAATCCACAAGGGCACCGCTAGAAAGGGTATCATGGCCATGAGGAGGGATCCTCATATATACCACGATATTCGAAATTAGATTTCCCACGTTATGATGGTCAGTTTGATCCTTTGGGATGACTCAATCGATGCGACCATTTTTTTCGCCATCAACGCACTTCGAAGGAAGCAAAGGTGGGCCTAACCTCATTCCATCTTGAGGGAGATGGCCAACTATGATTCATCAAACTCGAGCGTGATCGACCTCATATTCAATGGGAGGAATTCAAAGATCAGTGTAATATGAGGTTTGGGCCACCTATTCGCAACAACAAATTGGATGAGCTTATAAAATTCAACAATCAGGATCCGTGAAAGACTACCAGCGAAAGTTCAAACAATTGGCGGCACGAGAGAGTTCCTCAACCTCACAACAAGAAGTGCAAATATTCATTAATGGCCTCCAAGATCATATTGTTGTGGAAGTCGAGCTTTACCACCAAGAAGATCTCACTTCGACTATGAATTTTGCCCGTTTTTATGAACACCACTCTAAACGATTTGACTCGACCATCACACAGTGGCGCGCCCACGTCCTGCCACCGAAGTAACCATTTATCAAATGATTAAATCGGACAAAAATGGAAGAATGGCATGTCAAGGGCCTTTGTTTTAATTACGACAAACTTTACACTCCCGATCACCGTTGCAAACGTCTTTTTTTGGCTTGAGGGATTAGAAGATTATGATGAACAGAACCACATCGAGGATGTTGAAATTTCCATCAATGCGATCACTAACACCAATGCTCCTCAAACCATGCAGATTCAAGGACAAATTAATAACACCCCCTTGCATCTCATCGACTCGGGAAGCACTCATTGCTTTTTAAATTCAGCACTTGCATCCATCTTGGGCTTATGTTGACAAACGTCTTACACTCTAGGTGGTCGTAGCTAATGGGCGACGACTACAATGCCTTGGGGTCTGCTGCAATGTCTTTATCCATTTGAGTGATCACAAATTTAATGTAGAATTCTTCATTCTACCATTGGGGGACATTGGAACAGTGTTGGGAGTCAACTGGCTTCGCACCCTTGGTCCCATCCTTGGGATTTCTCCCAAATGCGCATGAGCTTTCAATATACCGGCCGCGCCATCTATTTACTAGGATCGGGTGCTACTCTAACGGCAGAAGTGGCCTCTCTCGCAACAGCTACCCTTCCAAAAGTTCATGAAAAACAACTACAACAGATTTTGGAAAAGTATGCTGTAATTTTTAAAGAACCCAGCGGCCTTCCACCTTTTCGCAAGTGCTGCCACagaattttacttgaacaagGTACCAACCCTATCGTGGTGCATCCTTAAAGATACCCACATACGCAGAAAGATGAAATCGAGCATAATGACATGACTGCCAAGGGCCTGATTAGACAAAGCACATCTCCTTTCTCTTCGGCAGTTTTATTGGTAAGCAGACGACACATGGTGCTTCGTGATTTTTGAGGCTCACGAGGTACTATCGTAAATTTATCCAAGGATATGGAGTGTTGGCGTCCCTCTAACTAGCTTCTTGCGAAGGAACTCTTTTGAATGGAATGAGGCGGCGGAATTGGTATTCCAAAAGCTAAAGATCACTCTTACTTCCATACCAATACTGGCCTTGCCCGATTTCTCTAAGCCATTTGAACTGACCATTACAATCTAAAATTTTTATCGGAACAGCCGATTACTACCTCGCCTCAACAACACTGGATTAGTAAGGGGTTTTGATTTTCTTATCGAATATCGAGCAGGCCGAAACAATGTGGTAGCATATGCACTTTCACGTTGTGACAACAATAATGGACCGTTCGCCGCTATCTCCATGCCTAAATTGAATTTAACAGAGGACATCCAATCTAAATACTCTACTTCCCCAAAAATTCAGCACCTTATTCAGGGGTCACAGCGAGGCGAAGGTCGCATGTAATACAAGGAAGGGCTTTTATTTTTCAAAGCCAAAATTTATCTCCCTGCTGCATCTCCTCACTTCTAAAATAATAACCATGATACATGATGAGTTTCACAAAGGATATCAAAAGATATTATATCGAATTGCTCAAGATTTCTATTGACCCGAGATAAAACAGTAGGTTCACACGTTTGTGCGTGAATGTTGTCCAATCTGCAACACAATAAAGTGGAGCATTTGAAGCCTGCGGGATTACTACAACCCTTGCATGTTCCTCACCAAGTGTGGTCGGACATTTCCATAGATTTTATTGACGGATTGCCTCTATCTCAGGGTAAAATTGTATTGTTTGTTGTTGTAGATCGCTTCTCTAAGTATGCCCATTTCATCCTTTTATCACACACATACTGTGAAGGTGACTCGAGTTTTCTTTGATAACATTTTTAAGCTTCACGGTCTTCCAAAAACCATCGACAGTCACCATGATGCAACCTTCACTAGTTCTTTCTAGAAGGAACTATTTCGCCTTAGTGGGACACAACTTTGTTTCTCGCCCGCTTACCATCCGCAATCAGATGGCCAGACCGAAGCCGTGAACAGGGTAATTGAGATGTATTTgcgttgctttatgggagaattTCCAAAGAAATGGGTATATTGGATCTCTTGAGAAGAATTTTATTACAATATTGGTTATCACACGTCCCTCAAAGCTTACCCCATTCGAGGTCGTGTATGGGCGATCACCTCCACACCTATTATCATATTTGGCCGATACTTCTCATATTGAATCAGTagatcaagagctacaaactcgaGAACAACTTCTAAAGAATCTACGAGAAAACCTTCTTGTGGCCCAAAATCGCATGAACCTTCAATATGATTCATCCCATCAGGAGGTACAATTTGAGATAGGAGATATGGTGTTGTTAAAGCTTCAGCCTTATTGCCAAGTAAGTTTGGCATCCAAGAACCATTCAAAACTGTCTCCTCACTTTTATGGGCCTTTTAAAATCATTGATTGTGTGGGTCATGTCGCTTACAAACTCCAATTACCCGACCACGCCAAGTTCCACCCAATTTTTCATGTGTCCTCTTTAAAGAAATATCACAGCAGCATCCCTAACTTCCCAACTCTTCCACTCATACATCAGGAAGATTACATTTCTTCTCATCTAGCAGTTCTTGACTATCTCTCACACTATGAACTCTTCCAAATTCTGGTTCATTGGGGGGCTTATCCCCTGTCGAGGCTTCATGGGAAGATGCAGTGGCTATCATGGAACACTACCCATCATTCGTGTTTGCGGACAAACCCGTTTCTCAGGGAAGGAGTAATGTTATGGACCAAGCCCATGCAACAAAAGAAAATTCGGAGCCTATCAAATACAAGAGATACACGCACGGCAGATTTAGAGAGCAGGTGCATATCACGAGAATTGATTCAGTTATAGTAATTTATGGTAATTGATTTTATTTGAGTTAAGTATCTTTTATTTTAAGTAGAATTGAGTCAtgtatctttttaattttttggtaagaAAAAACCTTTCTTATTCAGGGGTTGTTTTCTTCCTTCATAGAGAAGGAACGTCCTAGTTGTATTTAAATGGCTGGAATAATGCAATAAAGATTATCGTTGAGtttacaaatcaaatccatagatcGAGAGGTTCTCTAATTTCCTCGAGCCTCAAATCCCCCTACCACCATAGGCCGTCAAGGTTGTAAAACCAAGAAGACGAAGTTTGATCCTGCCAATTAGTCGATAAATTGTCCCATTACACGATCCATAGCCAAGGGTCTCAACAAGATGCTTAACAAGCACTATCCAGGTTTAAAGGTAAACAACGACATCCTAATTTATAATAGATTTTGGTTCTTTTCCATTACTAGCTAACTAGCACATAATCAGCTTATCATGGTGTTTGCTACCATGTATTAATTGAGTAATCAAACAGACCATTGAGAATAACAATTTCTAAACGAAGAAAAAAATCATCAAAGTCTCATGGACATTCTAGGGGGAAAAAAAGTAAGGCAATTTGTATCcatcaatttttatatttttcttaatgtAAAGGGATGGAAATATTTACTATGCTCTTCTAAGATCTAAATAACTATATTGTTACATGGAAGAACACATGGTAATGAAACTCTGATATCCAAGACAAACATGAAATTTCAATAAAATGTTCAACTCACCCTAAACCTTGAAGTCCATGTCCAAGAAAAGCTAAATCTCGCTTATTTGACAATGATATCAATGCTCGCTTTTGTCCTCCTAAAAAGCAAAGAAACATTAGCTCATTGCAAGAAGTAGTTCAATCAATAATACATTTAAGTCAATGCACTGGTACTACACCATAAATAAAACTAGAATTATGTAATTTCCCTATAACAGTGCACAAGTTGGGATGAAGTTTGAACATGAGATCAGATTACATACTAGCAAATTTAAATGTCATCACCAGGAAGGCCTAGTGAAAAGGAAATCAAAAAAGAACCAGCCCAGTAATCCATGCCACCAAAATTTTGTCCTGTAAGGTGTCATATATTATGCCAGTGTAAAAGAAACACTGAATCAAGCAAGAAAATACTCCATAACTAGTGGCCAACCACAGCACAAGCACACAGGTGCAACAACAAGAAGCCACGAGGACAAATTATTTGGAGCTGGCTATATGGATCTTGTTGTATTAATGAACTTGACGTAAGACTATACCACTAGCATTGGATCATTTATGTCGCTTTAATTATGTTAAGTAGAGCCACTTTAATCTACCTCTCGTCCTTAACTCTACTAGATTCAACTTGTACAGCTAAAGAATTCAACATTCATCTTTGAACATCTCTCATATCATTTTAATATCTTTCTCTCAATTTATCACTGGAATCACACCTAATTGATCTAAGATAGTATCATAGTAGTATTTTTATTCTCGTTTTTGGTATCTCAACTCATTTTCTTTAGACCTCTCATTTCTACCACTTACTTTTTGTGCATGCTGTTTGACTTCATAACACTGACTCAAATCATGATTGGACAGGCCACAATTTTGCAATAACAAAATTACTCATCCTAAGGGCACAAACAATAAATATAAACTCCAGAAACTACTTGAAATTTCTGAAAACTCACTCTTTATATCACTATGTATATCTTCatcaaatttctttttattgaatAATATAAGTTTTTATTCAAGGATAAATTTCAGTTTATTCAGGCATCCATTAGTTAGAAGCTTAGCTTTATCATCTATAAATAGCATGCAATCTAGAGGCTTGTCTAAATGACTAATATGTTCATCTAGAAAAAAATAGGCCTGGCACTACGGTCTGCACAGTTCAAAACTTGACTTTGCTATGGAGAATGAAAAGAAAACAGAAAGTGATCAGTACCAGGggataaagaagaagaaggggcaTCCGTTTCCAGTTGCGCCATTGCCTTGATGATACCGTGCGGTGCAGAAGACAATCGACGCACAATAAAAGAAGGGATTAGGCGATTCTGTTGCCGGgaaacaaacaaaaataaaaaggtGTCATTTTTACCCTGGCAGCCAGTGCGAAAACAAATGAAAAACAAACGAAGAAAAAAAATCTCACTTGTAGTGCACGATCGAACCGCCGACGGTGAGCGTAAATAAAGCAGCGAGCAGATACGGCGGTGACAGTAGCAGGAGAGTGGGAGAGAGAGAGTTGCATACTTCAACTCTATTGCTCCGCCTGTGGCTGCAGCGGCTGGCAACAGGAAAGGGAATAACGTCTTGGTGGagtggaagagaaggagatggcGACGATTGTTGCGGGGACGCGGGGAGTCGAGAAATGTAAAACCCTAACAAAGAACCCGGAAGAACACTGAGGAAAGATACGATCATACGATAaccaattttaaataatttaaaataaaattaaaattttttcctgTGCTTTTTTTTTCAACCGTAAATTTGATGCAACATGTTAGGAAATGATTTTTTTCCTAATTGCTATCTTTTATatcaattttttgtttttttacttaTACGCATTAATATCTTATTATTTAAAATACTTACAAATTTTAATTTCCAAAAATGCTCCTTATTAATAGAATGTATTAATAATATCCCATAATActgaaattaaactaaataaaatttataaaaaatcaaaatgaaaTTATTGTGTTTAGTTAAAGATAATATAATTAAGTTTGTAACGTAATAAAATTTATTGAAAGAGTTCTATATTATGCATGTAACATTTGATTACTCCCTCTAATGTAATAAATATTAggctgtgttttttttttaattatttctttaTATACTAGTCATTATTCTAAAGGTTAATAATCATTTGTGATTTAACTCTTCCGTGTTAGTCATGGGATGGATTAGCGAGGACACTGAATATGAACACAGTCATCTTTTGTCAACTTTAATTAAAAggtgttttatattttttttatttaatatatattactTTATTATAAAGAATGTAATTCatcttattataaaatgataaaaaatatcaTGTAATCTTTGCCGACAACATCGAGTCGACTAACAACAACAACGATGTCAATAACAACTAATGGTGACCGATGAAAATAATCAATAGCGCGATAGCGACATTGATGACCGATTGATataaaaaatgaattaaaaatatacttaacatttaaattgtaattaaacattaaacttaaAATGTAATTTATGACATTGGTATAGAAAAtggattaaaaatatatttaacatttaaattttaattaaacattaaacttaaaatataattaaattacatGTTATTGACCTTATAATCtggattataaaattttattatcttttataaTCTAAATTATTTGATAATCCAAATTGCATTATATTATgactttaaaattataaataacaaAATAATCAATATTCCTCACCCAACAAAGCCATAAAGAGCACTCCATGAACCAACACGTGTTCATCACAAATCTTCAAGCAAtcttttttcttagttttttttcttatttttttccctACTAAGTctgttcctcttcctcctcaaaTCTCCTTCCAAATCATCTAGTGTTTAAAGAAAAGCATAGGataacaacatgaaagaataaaaACTACACATTATTTAATAAAACAAGTTCATTCCTTCTAAAGCAGAATAAGTTTTCATTCAAGGAGTCCCAAATTTGGAGTCGTTCAGAAAAGATGCGCAAGTCTTTGAATTCGAATCATCAAAACAGTTCACATACTTAGTTGGGTTTTTATTGCATTTATTataattcatttaaatattttcgCGGATCAAAAAAGATCGCGGCCTACAGTTTGGATGGAGATTGATACCATCCCCATGCATCATCTGATACGTATTCAGTAACTTGCTTGATGCTCAAGTAGTTGTCCAGCCCCCTGCAAGGAAAAACGAATAAGAAAGAGCAAAAACGACTGTGAGAAATGGGAGATCGCTCGCTATGAACAGAGAATTTTAATGAATACTCAACCATTCGCCAAGTTCACGACCAAAACCGCTGCGCTTGTTTCCTCCCCAGGGAGCTTGACAGAAGCATGGTTGTGAGCAGTTTATCCATACAATTCCGGCTTGAATCTCCTGCAAAAGACGAGccaaattagactcactaaaACGTAACTGGCTTCCCTTAATTTGATCTTTATATTGAATGAAAGATCGTTTGCTTGGTTATAGATGAGGCAGTTCATTAGCCAATACAAAATTATGAGTACACGTAATTATTATAGATGAGGCTATCCATGAGTTTATTCATGAAAGGAATAAAATTTTGTTCACAGTGCTAAAATGAGTTGACCTTCAATATATGAGCACGACTTAATTTAGATATTAGACCTAAAACTAAAGAAACTCCACTTGTTAAAAAGCCATGTCAACCTTAATCCTTGAGCTGCTGCAGCTGGCTCAGGTTCAAGTCATAAATTTGTAGTTATAATGGTCCAGATAGTTCCAAAGAAAGGGATCAATTGATGTCTAAAGCTTTGTTGGCTGTGAAATGAATCCAGATTCTACACTCCAATAAATTGGTAAAATATGCATATATTGGGAAGTAGAGACTATTGCAGTCAGTTAAGTCGTAGGTTCATAACTTAATGAGATGCATAATAACCTAttacaaacaaaatataaaattgtGAGTAAAATCGGGGTAGGGCTCTACCTCCGATATCCGGTTGCAGCGCTCGGGATCTTTAGATATCACAGCACCACCCAAGCCATAACTGATGCAGAGTAGAAAGTAATATCAGAGACCATGCTACTTATTTCACTAAAGGATATTCTCAACTATGCTGCAGTTCAAAAAGTCTGAGTGGCTTACTGAGTATCATTTGCAAGTTCAATTGCTTCTTCCTCAGTCTTAAATGTCTTGACACAAAGAACAGGCCCAAAAACTTCCTCTCTCCAAATTTGCATGGATGTTTCAACATCTGTTATAATTGTTGGCTCAACAAAGTATCCTTTTCCTAGATGCTGGCATTAGATGATAAATATCAGTTAATTAGCCACTTCTCTTTTTCAAAAAGAGCAGATAAATAAGGAGACTATCTACCTGTGGCCGTCCACCACCATATAGGATAGTAGCTCCTTGGCTTTTTGCTGTTGAAatgatcttttttattttttcatactGAAATAACAAGAATATTATTAAATGGATGTTATATCATCCCTTGAGATATTTAAGCAGCAATCAAAC contains:
- the LOC121996641 gene encoding bifunctional purine biosynthesis protein PurH-like, which translates into the protein MQLSLSHSPATVTAVSARCFIYAHRRRFDRALQNRLIPSFIVRRLSSAPHGIIKAMAQLETDAPSSSLSPGGQKRALISLSNKRDLAFLGHGLQGLGYTIVSTGGTASALEEAGIPVTKVEEITHFPEMLDGRVKTLHPSIHGGILARRDYSHHMDALSNHDIGTFDVVVVNLYPFYEKVTGTISIAFEDGVENIDIGGPTLIRAAAKNHKDVLVVVDHDDYPTVLDFLKGKQDNQEFRKKLAWKAFQHVASYDSAVSEWLWKQIEDGEKFPPSLTVPLSLKSTLRYGENPHQKAAFYADKSISLVHAGGIATAIQHHGKEMSYNNFLDADAAWNCVSEFKSPTCVIVKHTNPCGVASRQDILEAYRLAVKADPVSAFGGIVAFNTTIDEDLAKELREFRSPIDGTTRMFYEIVVAPQYTEKGLEILRGKSKALRILEAKKTGQGLLSLRQVGGGWLAQESDDLTPENIKFSIMSERVPEDAELHDAEFAWLCVKHVKSNAIVIAKDNCMLGMGSGQPNRLESLRIAFRKAGEAAKGAALASDAFFPFAWNDAVEEACKNGIGVIAQPGGSIKDGDAVDCCNKYGVSLLFTNVRHFRH